In Atribacterota bacterium, the genomic window TTTTGACGTTTGAATCGGTGTGAGCAAACGGTTCCGATTCTGGTCCTCCCAGAATCATGGGTTCGCTACTTCGGGGGACAAAAATACAGCCACTTTCAAACTGAGGACACCATCCCGAAAGATACCACCCGTTGGCGATGTTGAGTTCGTCGTAGTAGATAAGCAAGGCATCGAGGTTTTTCTCTTTCAGGAGTTCCTGGACTCTTCGCAATCTGGTTTCAAACTCCTTTTCTGGTAGTGCCATCGTGCTCACCTACTTTCTGAAACGAAGTTGCTTCAAACCTTCAGGAGTCACTTCCCTTTGCATGGGAAAATCCGAGAGGACCCCTAGGGCCACTTCGCAGAGATAAAGGACCTTGTTGCCGTGCTCAAGATGCCCGCCATACGCCCCCTTAACGTCCGCGACCACCACGTGGATGTGCGGGACACCGTTCACGATTACCCCATTCAGTGATAGGAGTTCAAAGGGACCTTCATATTTTTCAAAATGTTCAACCGGGGGGAGGCCAGTGGTCATCACCCAGTGGAGGTGAACTTCTGAGAGCGTTCCGAATCCAGTGAGGACAACGCCGTGCCTTATTCCTTCCTTTTGAATCACCTCTTCTAGCGTTTCCAGAACATACTCTCCGG contains:
- a CDS encoding PPC domain-containing DNA-binding protein; amino-acid sequence: MDYGRLKMEDVVLVSIFPGEYVLETLEEVIQKEGIRHGVVLTGFGTLSEVHLHWVMTTGLPPVEHFEKYEGPFELLSLNGVIVNGVPHIHVVVADVKGAYGGHLEHGNKVLYLCEVALGVLSDFPMQREVTPEGLKQLRFRK